Genomic segment of Streptomyces longhuiensis:
CGGCACGCTGCTGCAGAGCCCCGTCGCCGTGGGCAAGATGACAGACGCCGTTCCGGCGGGATCCACCGGGACCACAACCCAGACGTGGCCGGTGAGTTGCGACATCCCTCGGCCTCAACGGCCTGCTGCCCACTCATCCAGTCCGCTGTTCGCAGCTGAAGAGACCGGCGATCTCGTCCGCGGCCTCCTCTAGGGCTGCCTCGTAGTCGTCATCGTCAAGGATCGGTGTGCTCGAGGCGGCGTGGTGTCGAAGCGCGGCCAGGCGGCTGAGCACCTCTTCGTCGGACAGGGTCTGGTCGAACCCGCCAACGTAGAGTTCGGGATCGTGCGTCATCGCTTGCCTCCCTCACGGAAGTCGTAGCCGAGTGATTCCTTGAGATCCTTGCGGGCCGCGCTGAGCCTGCTCTTCACGGTGCCCGGGGCAATGTTCACCATCTCGGCGACCTCGTTGATGCTGTACCCGTACAGGTAGTGCATGAGCAGGCACTCGCGCTTGTCTCGCGTCAGGGCCCCGACCGCGGTGTACAGCGCAATCTTGTCTGCCGTTGTTGACGCAACATCGAGGCCATCGCACGGCGTGCCCGCGTCCGAGTCGTTCAAGGCGCGCTCAGGACGGTTGGCCAGCTTCTGATGCGCCCTGTTCAGGAGGCGGCGGCCGGTGTAGACCACCCAGGCGACGGGGTTGGGGTGTTCGCTTACTTCGCCCCACTTGCGGTAGGCGATCTCGAAGGCTCGGCTGGCTGCCTCCTGCGCGAGCTCCCAGTTGTCCTGCCGGGCGTTGAGGATGCGGCAGACCTTCAGGAAGTGAGCCTTGAAGAAGTTGTCGAAGCTCATGGTCGGTTGGAGGGGAAGCTGAACTGCGGCTCGCAGATCGGCGAGCAATGCGTTGGCGCTCTCCTGAAGTGGCCAGGTGATGTGTTCGATGAGGAAGTTGGGGGCGCAGCGATCTCCGAAAATGACCATCAGGCGCTCTCCGGGGAGGCGTGAGGGCCACAGGAGCCCTTGGGCCCAAGGATTGTGCTGGCGTAGCGCCGAAGACCAGGCCCGTGCTTGGACCAAGTTGTCGGAGAGAACGAGTTCGGATGAGCCACCGGCGGCCTGGACGGACACCGCCGTCGTCAGATCGATGAGCTGCAGAGGCTCTGTGGTCCGCAGCTGTGTGAGCTGGCGGTCCTTAACCGCCGCAAAAGGCACTACTCGCAGCCCCGTGTCAGGGTTGAATGGCAGTGCCCTCAGCAGTGTGGCTGCCACGGCCGCCTTGGGGGTGGGGGCCGCGTAGAGATGGGGATAAGGATCCGCTGGCGTGCCGTCGAAGCGCCCGCCTGTGAAGAGGTCCGCCTGTCGAGGGTTGAAGGCTGTCGACGAGACGCGCTTGCTGTGGACCCGGTACAGCTGGGTGCCGACTGGAATCTCAAGTCGGTGGGCCGCCAACGGCCCTGCCGGCGGGGGAGAAATGGGCAGGGACATGGGTCACTTCTCCTCAGCCGCGATGAGAGCATTGTGGCGGGTCAGCAGGAGTTTTGAGGGCGCAGATACAGCGCGATCGCGGCGGACGGACTCGCCAACAATGACGTCCAGCTGTTCCTCCCGAGCGGGGACGGTGATTTCCAGGACGCTGCCGTCGGCCCGCTGGTCGTAGATCCTGCCGCCCTGCTCGATCGCCAGTGGCGCCGTGAGCAGAGTCGTACGCCGCTCTCGCTCGAACACTGCCGCGTTCTTACCGTCGATCCAGCTGCGGATCGTGTGCCACATGCCACCTTCCCTTCCATGTCGGGTGCCGCCTGCGAGCGACAGCGCCGCTCGGATCATCTGAACCACCATGCCCGCTCCCTCAGCCTGTTGTGTTTGCCTTCACTCCAGTAAGGCCTTCGACCCGCGGACTGGTTCACACGAGTTCTGGAACCGCGGTCAGCGCGGGGATCGATCTCGGCTGTGAGGTGGGCGGCACGTGTCTGGGGGCACCAGAACGCGACCAACTCAGGGGCGTGCGCATCGGCCGCCGAGCGGGGGAGGCCGCATAGCGTGGCGATGTGAGACGCATCGACAGCGAGGAGGCGCGGAAGATCGTCGAGTCCGGCCAGGTCATGCCACGCCACGAGCTCGAGCGGGATCGCCGCTGCACGGCATTCGGCAAGGAAAGATGTCCTCGGGTTCGAATACGGCGCAGACGAGACCCCGCCCGGCCGCTACCGATTCGCCGTTGAGGTCGAGGACGCGGCTGGGGTCATGTGGTGGATCGAGCTCAACGCCCACCCGGGCGAGATCATCGAAGAAGACGGTTTCGCGAACCGGTGAGGCATGGGTCCTTCCCTGGGCCGGGCACACGGCCGTAGGGGGTGAAGGGGCCCACCGGAGGCTCGCTGCAGGAGAGGCCACCCCATGGCGCAGCGCACCATCCGCCACTATGAGACGACGATCCGCCAGAACACGGATGACACGGCGACGAACGCGAGCGTCGCGACGATCCGCGACTTAGACGGTGTCCTACATGGTGAGTTTCAGGAGCCGTTTGTAGCAGCAGAGGGCTGTGGCGAGGCCGAGAAAGGCCAGGTAGTTGGCAGGTTGGCGCTCGTAACGAGGGCTGAGTCTGCGGTAGCCCGTCATCCACGACATCGTCCGCTCGATCACCCACCTGCGGCGCCCTAATCGTTCGCTGGACTCGACACTCTTGCGGGCGATGCGGACCCCGATGCGCTTGCCCCAGAGCCATCGCCGCAGGTGAGGGATGGCGTAGGCCTTGTCGGCGTGCAGCTTGGCGGGCTTGCGTCGGCGTGGGCCGCGGCGGGAGCGGGTCGGCGGGATCCCGCGGACCAGGGGCTGCAGGGCCCCGGGAGCTGACCGCCGTTCGAGAAGACGGCCGCACCGGCTGAAGGCTTCGCCCCGTGCCGCGTGAGCTCTCCCGCGCATCGGGGAAGTGCTCCTGGCGAGCAGCCGTCCCCCGGCGCTAACTTGGATCTGCTGGCAGTGCCAGCACGAGCCGGAGGAGGCACAAGTGGGCGCTGGCACAGCCTGGTTACCAGGGCGCGGCGGCGCCCGGAAAGCTTCAGCACGGGATACCGGAACCGGATGAGCGCCGGACGCCGCGCACCGCAGCGGCCGGACGAGCGCGTCCTGGTCTCCGGGACCACACTGCGCTTCGCCGTACTCGTGGTTCTGATCCTGGTGAGCAGCGCCTGGATGAGCCTGCTGCCTCTCGCCGCGGGACACACCTCGTCCGGCAGCACATCTATCGGCGACTCCAGCGGATGCGACCTGGCCGCCGGGGGAGACCCCGGCCGCATCGGTGGCCCCGTGCCCCAGGAAGACACCAGCGCCTATCGCACCTGCATCGACAAGGTCTCCTCCCCCTCGGACCCGTCCCCATGGCTGTCCGCGGTGTGGCCGCTCCTCGTCGTGGCAGCGGCCGCCGTACTCATGTGGGCGATACCCGCCTGGAAGGCACGACGGAGCCGGGTCGTCCCGCTGGAGGCGGTCGATCCCGACGGGGAGATCCACGCGGTGCTGCGCCAACTCTCCACGGTGGCCGGACTCGACCACCTGCCGCGTGTGATCGTCGATCCCGCGGCGGTGTCAGGCGGTGCGGTGGTGTTCGGTAGCAACCGCCGGCCGACCATCCGCTTGCACGGCGGGCTCATCGTCCGTCGGCACACCGACCCGGAACGCTTCCGCGCCGTGGTCCTCCACGAGTACGCCCACATCCGCAACGGTGACATCACGCTCACCTACCTCACCGTGGCCCTGTGGAGAGCGTTCCTCGGCCTGGTGCTGCTGCCCTACCTCGCTGTCCTCCTCACCCTCGCGGTATGGATGGCACTGTTCTTCATCGGCGTACGCGCGCCCCTGGACCCGGAAGTGATGCGAGGGCTCGGCGGCGACTTCCCCATCGTCCTGGTGAAACTGCTCGCCACACCGGCGATACTCGCGGTGCTGGTCCATCTCTCGCGCGCGGACGTCCTGCGCACCCGGGAGACGTACGCTGACCTCGCTGCAGTCCGCTGGGGGGCCGACCCGCGCATCTGGACCGGCGCGGCCCACCTCGCCGATACGTCCGACAGCGGGCCCCGGCGAACACACCGTGCGCTGCTGACCTTCCGGGAGGCATGGCGCACCCACCCACGGGGCGAGCTGCGTCAGGAGTCTCTGTCCGATCCCGCCCCGCTCTACGCCGCCAGAGCCCTGCCGATGTTCCTCACTGGCGTCCTCGCCCCGCTCCTCGACTTCCAACTGTCCCTGTACGGTGCGGTGTTCCACCTCGGGTGGCTGGACAACGGCGCATGGGCCCTGTCGGCGGTGCTCGTCGCAGGCGTAGCCGGGACCGCGCTGTGGAGGGCGGCGATCAACGCCGTCTTCACCGGGCGGCGACCGTCATCAGGGGCACGGGCCGGGCTGTGGCTCGGAGCAGGCATGGCAGCCGGTGAACTGGCCGGGTACCGGGTGGGGTTGGACTCACTGCTGCCCGCCTTTCCCC
This window contains:
- a CDS encoding sigma-70 family RNA polymerase sigma factor; protein product: MSLPISPPPAGPLAAHRLEIPVGTQLYRVHSKRVSSTAFNPRQADLFTGGRFDGTPADPYPHLYAAPTPKAAVAATLLRALPFNPDTGLRVVPFAAVKDRQLTQLRTTEPLQLIDLTTAVSVQAAGGSSELVLSDNLVQARAWSSALRQHNPWAQGLLWPSRLPGERLMVIFGDRCAPNFLIEHITWPLQESANALLADLRAAVQLPLQPTMSFDNFFKAHFLKVCRILNARQDNWELAQEAASRAFEIAYRKWGEVSEHPNPVAWVVYTGRRLLNRAHQKLANRPERALNDSDAGTPCDGLDVASTTADKIALYTAVGALTRDKRECLLMHYLYGYSINEVAEMVNIAPGTVKSRLSAARKDLKESLGYDFREGGKR